The following is a genomic window from Canis lupus dingo isolate Sandy chromosome 26, ASM325472v2, whole genome shotgun sequence.
gctgaaatttttaaaattattattgccAGGCAGCAACCAGAACTAGATAGGACCTCCTGTGCTTCCAGTAAAGTTTCTTTAATTGCTTAAAATATAAGCTGTGAGTTCCAAGGGAAGAGGATACAGGTGGGAGTGATAGATTGGGAAAGCTGTGTGCCCTGAGCCAGACAAACCCCTTATGCAGGCATCGCCTACCTACCCCAGGGGGCAGCCACACCCAGAAACCTGGGGGCTGGATCACCTGAGTCTCCAGGAGAGCCCACAACTTCCACAGCTCTGTCTCTGTCCAAGGTGCTGAATCTGCTCTGGTAAGCTCCTTGTCCTGCATACCTGTGAATTACCTGCTCATTACCTTCATTCAACTTCACAAGTATacattgagcatctactgtataAGTAGAAGTCAAAAGAATTTAGATATGTCTGTAACCCAAGTGGCTTATATGTcatagagaagaaattaaaatacacacaaatgccTTAGAAGTGAGAACATAAAGCTAAGgatttattttctggtttcttgGTTTTCAGTGACATTCATCTCTTGCTTCCACcttgttttttcctcttatgCAATCTTGCCATCCTCCAAAACTGTGCCTCTCATAACTTTCCTGGTATGACCACAACATATAAATCTTCCCCAAGGCAACTCTTCCTCTACTCACTAATCTCGCGGAGTCAAGAGGACTAATGATCAATTTCTGAAGGAAGAGGGGATTGTAGGATATAGATAAAGGAGAGGGTCAGGGATCTCTGAGAAGTGAGGGAGCTGCCTAGATAGGGGTGAGTTCCTTGTCATACTTTTGCATGCCCTCATCTGGGAGCAGCACCTCCACTGTGAAGCTGACCTTCTTGGCGTGGACAAAGCTATAGGTGTTGTCAAAGCGCAGGACATCTAGGGGGACAGATGGACATATGGATGGTTAGGCTTGGCTTCACAATCCCCATGTCCCTGCCCCAGCCACAGAGAGAGGACGGGCTATGTTTCTACCTGCCATGTTTGCTAAGCTGGGCCAAGTTTCTACCACCCCTTTCCCATGGGAACTGTCACCCTTGAGCCATGTCTGTAAACAGACACTGACCTCCTCTTGGCACATGCCCAGCCTGGCTTTAGTTGCACCAACTGGCAATGAGAACAATGGCCCCTTCTTCCCATTGTCTCCACACCTGAATGTGTGCCTGATAGGGGTGAGGCAGGGCAGTTGGGATTGTCAAAAGCCTCCCAGCCCCCTTGGATAAAGTAAGGTGCTAGGCGAGGCTAGTGCATACCATCTACTTCCTCACAACCACCCAAGAGGCAGAGGTTGTACATCTGCTTTGCAGGTGAGCAAACCAAGGGGCCAGATTGGTTAAGACTTTGCCCAGGGTTATGCAGCTACCATGAGGCTGAGGTGGGACCCTGGCATCACACTCAGCTGTGTGGCTCTGGAAAAGTTGATTTACTTCTCAGAGCCCTGGTTTTTTCCCGGGAAATGTTGCACCTGCCTTATTGTCCCTTACCTGCATCCTGTGGCCTGAGTGCTCTCACCCTCTTTGAGACCTGTGTGTTGCTAGCTCTTGGTGTGTAGTAAATGCTTGAGAATGTAGCCTGAAGAATGACCAACTGTGTTAATGAATGACGCTAATTTAGGTTGTATGTTCCTGAGGTAGGGGGAGTCACTGcccctctgtttcctcctctaaaCCATGGGACAGGTGGCTCCAGCCTTCCAGACCTATGGCCCAGCCAGGGTAGACTTACAGACACCGGCTTCAGAGCAGGTGAGGCTCCCATCCTCAGGCACCATGTGGGCATTGTAGCGCTGACTGGGGAGTACTTCTGTCATCTCCCCAGCCCGTTGCCGCTCCCCCATCTTGGTCTTCAGGAAAACCCCAAAGCCAATGTCTGCACCATCAGATGAGAACTGCCAcctgggtgggcaggagggggGACAAGTTGCTGCTCAGTCTGATTGGGGCCCTGAGTGTCTAAGCCCCAGCCAGAGATGGGTTGGCAGCCTGGCACTTACCTGAGGACACAGCCTGGGAACAGAATTTCATATTCCACCTGGTGTGAGGAGCCACGACTGATCTGCACTGAGTGCTCATACTGAGTCTTCACTTGGTCCCGCACATACATGGACTTGGGGATCTCCCCACCATAGTTGATCTGCAGACATAGGACAGAATGGGCTTGCTTCCCTCTTTTGGCCATTGCATTGCTTGTGCTATTTCATGCTATTTCTCCGGCCTGATATGCTTTCACCATCTTCTGGAAGTATCTGGCTCATCCCATCCTCTCTCACCCCccaggaagcctttcctgacccTCCTGGGTCAAGCCCTCCTCTGGAAACTTCCCTTACAGATCATCCCCCTGAGTcaaattttcctcatttcttgtTTGCCTGAATAGCTGCTGAGAGCCTGGTGATAGGAGGGCTAGAGCTCTCTAGCTCAATACCTGGCCCACAGGGGTCTCTCCATAGACATATGTGGAATAAATGAGTGGGTGAGAAAGGAATTCAGCTccactccttcccctcccctatcTGGGGTTCTTCATACCTTAGTTAAACATTTGGGGTTTCCATCTGGATCAGTCAGAGCCCCCCCAAAATGAGCAGGCAGTTCCTCGGGACTGATAAGTTTCAGCAAACCTTCCTTCCAGTTGTCTGTGGGTAAAGGGGTTGAAGGGTTGTTATCAGGCATGGAGGGGACTTGTCAGCCCTGTATTCCCACCAGGGGGCTCTGAATTCAGGAGAAGCCCTACAGGGACTAGGCTACCACGACCAATTCTCCAGCCTCCCATTGGGCTGCAGAAAGTGTCTTCTAGCATTGTGTTGCTATGGAAACATGTTTCCTCTTAGCTGATAAGGGTTTGCACATTTTTGAGGGTCTTCCAGTCATGAATAGTGAAGATAAAAATCATCTAATTGTCTCAAGGAGACTTCAAAGCCCTATGAAGTCAAGGACCTTATTGGGGGCCATACAGCATGTAGGTGGCATACTCAAGCCAGACTTCTTGGTGGAGGATGGATAGCCCTGGGCCTTTGAATGGACCTTCCCCTTCTGTGCTGCTTAATCACCAAAGCCGTAATGCTTATTACTGTTCTTCAGACCTGTGCAAAGCTCTAAGCATCCTGAGTCTTGCAACAAGTCTGTGGCCAGGCTATCTCCCCCGCCCACCCTCAGCCCCACTGTGGTCATGGGATATTCCCTGCCAATAGTGGGATAAAAGCAAAGaccacagtgtctggcacaccaGGGACAAATGGACAGGGCTCTATGCGCCACCAAGTAGGATAGAGCCCTGGACTTGGACCTGGAGTGTGGCATTACCCACACTGCTTCAGGGTTTGGGAGGCTCCATTGTGATCCACCTAGTTCCCTATCTCTGTGGAACTGGGCAAAGGCTGAGGCTCAAatatcaagaagagaaagaaagcaaggatttttgggacacctgggtggctcagtggttgagcgtctgccttcagctcagggcatgatcccagggtcctgggatcaagtcccacactgggctcctctcagggagcctactttctccctctgcctgtgtctctgcctctctctgtgtgtctctcatgaataaataaataaaaacctaaaaaaagaaaaaagaaagcaaggactTTAAAGATTCTACCCCCAGAGCCTTAGATCTCCTGATTTGATGATCTGACCATTCTGCTTTCGAGAAGTTGTCCTCCCAGTTCATGGTCATTGGCTTGAATTTAAGAACTAGTTCTCTTTTTCCGTTCTCTTtccatatcattttttaaaataatatttttttctacttataaaagtaatacatttattataagactttaggaaacagaaaaatacaaaaaataaaattaaaaaccacttgATTTCTTGCCATCCACAAATCAacattttgttgcattttttctagcaatatatttttgtctttacaaGGAAGATGATACTATCCATACCACTTTatcatctgctttttaaaatcctagTGACATTTCCCTTGACATCAAATCATTTTTCATGGTTTTCCAATATCATCAAATGgatgcattattatttatttattcagtcccTTCTTGTTGATCCTTCCTTCTCTGAATCACATCTCCTTTCCCTGctcttcttcctcatcctcctcaGCCTAAATTTCCTTTAGAAGCATTGAAGTGATGAGTGtttaaaggaaaatgaggccCATAGCCTAGAGGTTTACTAACAACCAAACTGAAACTGATAAGGAGGAAGGTGTGAGGCTTCAGTTACCAAAGACATGGAATGAGGCAGAGATAACTGGATAGACTCTACAGTGTAAAACAcacttcactttatttttgaGGAGGAACTTCTGACTCCAGGTGGCACAGAATTCAGAGGATAGAGCTGGAATTACTTACTTCCCAATACTACAATTTTTCTGCGAGTGTCTTCACTCAGGAAGGGCTTCATGAGATTGTAGCCCACAGGGAATAGCTTGGTGGCTGAagagatacaaaaaaaagataatggacaAAAAATTATTCCATTGGGACACTCTCTCCACAATAATCATAGCCAATAATATGGAGGAGTCATGAATTAGAAAAGGCCCTGCACCTGCCAAACCAATCAGCCAACAAGCAGCCAACTAACCAGCCAACCAATCATCCAAATTATCAACAAACCAACAAAATGGCCAATCAATTTACCTTCTAATCAGCCCACTAATCAGACTATCAGTCAGTCAGCCAACCTAATAACTAGCCAAACAATCAATTAACAAATCAGCCAACCAGAAAACCCATCAGCCTATTAAGCAATGAGCCAACCACCCAGCCAATTACCTTCTGCAGCCAGCCAACTATCCAGGATCCAGCCAAATGACAAATCAGCCAGCCAACTAATCAATCTGCCACCTTACTACTCACCTATGCACCCAACCAAAATGCCTGGTGGTCACTCAATCAGTCAACCAAGCTAAAACTATCCAACAAACCAACTAATCAACTAACTGACCAAATATTCAATCAACAACCAGTCATTTAACTAGACAGCCAACCAACTGGCCAGTGAACTAGACAACCAACAGAGTAAataatcaaccaaccaaccaattaACTAGCCAATCATTAAACATCCATCCATCAGCCTGCTCGACAACAAAATACCTACTGAGCATCCACATATTCCCAGGTCTGTGAAGAATACAACAGAAGTGGAAAATCAGAggtcctgccttcaaggagcagATAAGTTAGGAAATAAGCAGGATTAACACACACAAGACAACAAGAGGTCTCCAGAAGTCAGCAGACAAGAAATGCCAGATTTGGCTCCTCCAGCTGCCGGTGCCACAGGCAGTTTGGGAGTGGAGAGATCAACGTGGGTGGGGGAAATGAGGGAGAATTCCTGGAAGGGCTAGTGTTGGAACTGCCTCTTCTTGCAGTAAGGCCAATCATAGAAATTACTATTTATGGAACACTTCTGTTGTTCCAGGCTCTAAGGGATTAGCATGCAGACACACAACCAGCCTGCCTCACCACTACCAGGGAAGCAGGTACTTTTATTGCTCCCAaggcaaaatgaggaaacagaggcacaaaaGACTGAAGTCAATTGCCACATACCTTTCACAATGAGCATGAACTTCAGGGTCTCTGGGTAATTCTCTTCAAGGAGGCCAAAGAACTGTGGAACCAAAGACCCCATCAGAACCCACATCTCACCTTCTACCTCATCATCTTTGTACTCTCCTCTGTGGAGTGTCCAAAGGGCCAAGgagtgtttcctttctttccttcacctCCAATGGCCTCTGGAGGAGAGTTTCTCCCTTTAGACTATTACAACCACACTCtcataataatcatttttagaataaatctaaaaattgttttattgtttattaaatGTTCACAATTTTCCAAGCACTATATACACGTTTTATGTATCAACCCGCTGGAATATCCCTACATCCTTTTGAAATGCACACTATcaatattcccattttgtaggtgaggAATCTGAAGCATGAAGGCAAGAAGTGACTTGCTGGAGTCACAGAGCTAGGGACAACAGAGCTGGGAAGGGTTGGCAGAAGGTGGCCTCTACGATCTCAGTACAGCATTGACTCTGAGCCTGTCTTTTGGGAAATACATTAAGGCTCTTTGAGTCCTGAATTGCAGCGCTGGAGCCCAGGAAGTCAACCATCTTTTACCAAATCCTGACTCTGAGTGAGCAACAAGGTCACAGCAGACCAAGCTCATCATTAAGGCAAGCAGGGGTCACCCAGGGGGCCTTCTCCTCACCTCTTGGTACACTTCCACCAGAGGTTTCCAGAAGTGCTTCAGTCCCAGGCCCTCGCAGTCAAATATCATCACAATGGTCTCAATCTTCTTCCCCAGCTGCAAGGATGAAAGCAAAGACCACTCCCAAGGTTCAGGGTGCAGGCTCAGAATTTGGGACACGGTGACCCTAGTACCTGACCTCTCAGCAATTCTCCCAGTCCCTTACTCTGTCCTCAGAGAAACAAGTGGACAAAACAGTGAATGCACTTACCCACACATCCACCTACTTATCCATCCATTATCCATTTATCATCCATCCATTCGTTTGTTCATCCATCCATTAATTGACCCACTTATCCATCAATTCACCCAACCATCCATTCATACTAAAATTCAGTCATCCATTCATCTCTCTgtccaattaatatttattaagcacctattttGTGCTAGTCATGGAGAGGA
Proteins encoded in this region:
- the LOC112676809 gene encoding SEC14-like protein 3, whose product is MSGRVGDLSPKQAETLAKFRENVQDVLPALPNPDDYFLLRWLRARNFDLQKSEAMLRKYMEFRKSMDIDHILDWQPPEVIQKYMPGGLCGYDRDGCPVWYDIIGPLDPKGLLFSVTKQDLLKTKMRDCERILHECDLQTERLGKKIETIVMIFDCEGLGLKHFWKPLVEVYQEFFGLLEENYPETLKFMLIVKATKLFPVGYNLMKPFLSEDTRRKIVVLGNNWKEGLLKLISPEELPAHFGGALTDPDGNPKCLTKINYGGEIPKSMYVRDQVKTQYEHSVQISRGSSHQVEYEILFPGCVLRWQFSSDGADIGFGVFLKTKMGERQRAGEMTEVLPSQRYNAHMVPEDGSLTCSEAGVYVLRFDNTYSFVHAKKVSFTVEVLLPDEGMQKYDKELTPI